The genomic window GCGTGGCGCTTCCTGTTCGGGATGTACTCGTGCGGCTCGACTGCTTTAGAGCGCCCTCTGCTTCAGGAGCAGCTGGCTGTGCGTTACCAGGTTATGAAGACAAAGTGGCAGAACTTCCTCCCCTCTGCTGTACAGATTCGCCTCAACGGCACTGATGGTAATCACCCTCCAAAAAAGAGAGGAAGTCTTGACCGTAATTATGATTGTCTATCGAATGTGATTGACAGCTGAGCTGGTGGCGGCGGTTGGATATTTTAACCAGAGGCAAGCACTGGTTCAGCAACGGGTCGATGACTTGAACGACGAGGTTCGAGACAGGGTGACGTTTTTGGAGCTTCAGGCGCAGGTTTGTTTGCTGAGGACAAGTGATGGGATTGTTGTTTTAGTcttgaaatttaaaaataaaaattggttCTTTTTCAGATATTGTTTGAGCGTGTTTCGTTTGACCAGGAAGAACTTCAGGAAGCCATTCGGATTATTAACAAAGACGTCCCAAGAACCAACAGAGGCCTGAGCTACTACCAGTATGgatcagatttttttattttttattttaattgttagattaactcattcactgccaggccagttaaaatggacatttgacgTTTATTGCCGTCAATGGGAGCGAATGAGTTAACTCTacaacagcactttttttttttttttttgtattttgaattttttatttgcttGGATAAGTAGTTATTCTTCTATACTTTGGGAATTGTATaactgtttgtgtgtttttagaGGTGAAGGTTTGGGGAATCTGCTGGTGCTGCGAGACATCCTAATCACCTATGCTGCTTTCCATCCAGGTAATCAATAAAGAACTTACTTCATGTTCTTTAGCATGGGCTCACCTCCAATTACAACTTTTTCTCATGCAGAGGTGAGTTACGCCCAAGGAATGAACGACCTCTGCAGCCGATTCCTGGAGGTCATGGACTGCGAGGTTGACAGTTTCTGGAGTTTTTCATGCTACATGGAGAAATTCGCCAAGGATTTTCGAGAAGATGGCCTGCACAGAAAAATAGGTGGGGTTGACATGTTTGTTTCACGTTAGGAAACAGAAGTTAAATATTGACTAAATGTCATTTAGAGTTGGAGGCGGCCCTGTTAAAGGAATTGGACCCTCAACTTCACGTCCACTTGGTCACAGACAGCATGGAGAGCTTCACTTTCTGTCACAGGTAATATTTAAATTTATATGTTCACTTGCAACCCTTATTATGAGCCACAGTCAAATATGGAATTATTTatgagtgtttgtttgtgtgtgtgtgcatgtcggGGGGGGGCACACAAGATGGCTGCTGCTAGGCTTCCAGAGAGAATTTGAATACAGCGATGCATTACGCTTGTTCGAGATCCTGAGCTGTGATCACCTGGAGCTCATCACCCAGCAAGTAGACCGAGCCCGTTACCAGGAAAGGGTAGCCCAAAAATATTGTACAGGTAAGAGCTTGGGCTCTATTTTTATAGATAGGTaccttgaatcttgaatataaaGCTAATGAAATATTTGATTGGCCAGAAAGGAAGTCGGCCGTGAGCACTCCCACAGCGTTGCAGCCCTccctctcccctttttttttttttttttgccttgtctGTAGATGAGTGTGATCCAGAGCTGCAGGCCGTCAACACAGACTTTACGTTTGAGCTGTTCATCTGCGCAGCCATCCTTTTGGACCACAGAGACACTCTGCTGCAATGTCAAGATGAAGTCCAGCTGATCCAGTTCACCACCAGGTTTGCATTTACACTCACTAGACCAATTGTGCCAATTGGTTTAGTTTTGATTGACACGGTTAACAAAATGTTTATTGTAGAGGTTTTAGATTTTAGCGATGAAGAACTCCATCCACATATATATGTTTCTAATAAATTGTAGGTCTAATTATCGGCCAAAAATGTCCTTTGTAATGAAATATAATGTACCCTTTGACCTTCGCGCAGTCTTCAGGGAACACTGGACTTGAACAGCACACTGAAGAAAGCGGAGCAACATTTCTTCAACTACTGCAAACGTTGCTCTTGGGACTGCATGAACTGCCGCTGTCGAGCACACAAAAGCAAAGAAGAAGACTTTTTATATCAGCTTCGCAGTTTATTTGTTTTAAGATAAGACTGACTAAGTTAGTCCTTGTGACTTTTTTTGGAACAAGGCTCCAAAACATGTTTAAGGGGTTAATGCAATATTTAGCTACTGAGGTGACAGATAACAGGTGGTGGTAGTAACATACTCTGGTtatatttaaaatgatttatgTAACAAGTGTGTATATCCACGTTTTGGACAGTGACTGAAGGATTGGGCagtgagtgaaagaaaaaaaaagtcaaccttTGTTAATGTTCACATCCCAAATAATTTTGTTGTCTTTGCTCTTTTTAATACAAGTATGAATAAAAGACTGAAACAATgtagttgcattttttttgtttgtaaattaacaatGTAAAATTAACACCAGTTCTTAGTTTTTCATCAAAAACATGCTTACGTACACGTTC from Syngnathus typhle isolate RoL2023-S1 ecotype Sweden linkage group LG10, RoL_Styp_1.0, whole genome shotgun sequence includes these protein-coding regions:
- the si:dkey-238d18.4 gene encoding TBC1 domain family member 15 isoform X2, coding for MELVTSAEEENSQAGRQEPRIRSRRRLAGVSSPDLAAARLTLPGVMDAEGRVDESRLRMHIFKNGGVSPSERGLAWRFLFGMYSCGSTALERPLLQEQLAVRYQVMKTKWQNFLPSAVQIRLNGTDAELVAAVGYFNQRQALVQQRVDDLNDEVRDRVTFLELQAQEELQEAIRIINKDVPRTNRGLSYYQGEGLGNLLVLRDILITYAAFHPEVSYAQGMNDLCSRFLEVMDCEVDSFWSFSCYMEKFAKDFREDGLHRKIELEAALLKELDPQLHVHLVTDSMESFTFCHRWLLLGFQREFEYSDALRLFEILSCDHLELITQQVDRARYQERVAQKYCTDECDPELQAVNTDFTFELFICAAILLDHRDTLLQCQDEVQLIQFTTSLQGTLDLNSTLKKAEQHFFNYCKRCSWDCMNCRCRAHKSKEEDFLYQLRSLFVLR
- the si:dkey-238d18.4 gene encoding TBC1 domain family member 15 isoform X1 — protein: MELVTSAEEENSQAGRQEPRIRSRRRLAGVSSPDLAAARLTLPGVMDAEGRVDESRLRMHIFKNGGVSPSERGLAWRFLFGMYSCGSTALERPLLQEQLAVRYQVMKTKWQNFLPSAVQIRLNGTDAELVAAVGYFNQRQALVQQRVDDLNDEVRDRVTFLELQAQILFERVSFDQEELQEAIRIINKDVPRTNRGLSYYQGEGLGNLLVLRDILITYAAFHPEVSYAQGMNDLCSRFLEVMDCEVDSFWSFSCYMEKFAKDFREDGLHRKIELEAALLKELDPQLHVHLVTDSMESFTFCHRWLLLGFQREFEYSDALRLFEILSCDHLELITQQVDRARYQERVAQKYCTDECDPELQAVNTDFTFELFICAAILLDHRDTLLQCQDEVQLIQFTTSLQGTLDLNSTLKKAEQHFFNYCKRCSWDCMNCRCRAHKSKEEDFLYQLRSLFVLR